In one Neobacillus sp. WH10 genomic region, the following are encoded:
- a CDS encoding anti-sigma factor domain-containing protein — MKKGIIMEIDDAFLTLLTPEGEFFRTRRQDHPYSIGEEIHFFPIESKKSAKSLDSLKNLFSLKTVWVVMAALFIFLGSFIPLYQNNNAYAYMSIDANPSIELGVNKKMQVVELTGFNKEGKKIISNLNDWKKKDVSKLTKSILVEMKNAGFITNNEQVIISTVRTKQPEEKAEKDLQMNMSKIKDAVNNQQLNLTLLTATESDREKAHELGISTGKYQEKKNQSSQKKKLKSIEKEQKQNSLSSEDDKVIPPGQLKKQLENSADQNSGLTENPVNETNRSEETSIPPGQLKEADEEQWKQNQGQSKKQVQQQENTYQPNKWDQKQQEKQNEKLEKQNEKLEKQNEKQKEKQKEKQNDSNQNNQGNQKGHKNK; from the coding sequence ATGAAAAAAGGAATTATAATGGAAATAGATGATGCTTTTTTAACGCTTTTAACCCCCGAAGGTGAGTTTTTCCGTACAAGGAGACAAGACCACCCTTATTCGATCGGTGAAGAAATTCACTTTTTCCCGATTGAAAGCAAAAAATCTGCTAAATCATTAGATTCATTAAAGAATTTATTTTCATTAAAAACGGTCTGGGTCGTGATGGCAGCTTTATTCATTTTTCTTGGCTCATTTATCCCACTTTATCAAAATAATAACGCATATGCCTATATGTCTATTGACGCGAATCCAAGTATTGAGCTTGGAGTAAATAAAAAAATGCAGGTTGTTGAGTTAACTGGTTTCAATAAAGAAGGAAAGAAAATCATTTCAAATCTTAACGATTGGAAGAAAAAAGATGTTTCTAAATTAACAAAGTCCATTCTAGTTGAAATGAAAAATGCAGGTTTTATTACAAATAATGAACAGGTCATTATATCTACAGTGCGGACAAAACAGCCTGAGGAAAAGGCGGAAAAAGATCTGCAAATGAATATGAGTAAGATCAAAGACGCTGTCAATAATCAGCAGTTAAATCTTACATTACTAACAGCTACTGAAAGTGATCGGGAAAAAGCACATGAACTTGGCATATCAACAGGAAAATACCAAGAAAAAAAGAATCAGTCATCGCAAAAGAAGAAACTAAAGTCAATTGAGAAAGAGCAAAAACAAAATTCTCTATCATCAGAGGATGATAAGGTGATTCCACCTGGACAATTGAAAAAACAGTTAGAAAATAGCGCTGATCAAAACTCAGGATTAACTGAAAACCCTGTTAATGAAACGAATCGTTCGGAAGAAACTTCGATCCCTCCAGGGCAATTGAAAGAAGCAGATGAAGAACAATGGAAACAAAATCAGGGACAATCCAAAAAACAAGTTCAACAACAAGAAAATACATACCAACCAAATAAGTGGGATCAGAAACAACAAGAGAAACAGAATGAAAAACTAGAGAAACAGAATGAGAAACTAGAGAAACAGAATGAGAAACAAAAAGAAAAACAAAAAGAGAAACAAAATGATTCTAATCAGAATAATCAAGGGAATCAGAAAGGTCATAAAAATAAGTAA
- a CDS encoding alpha/beta-type small acid-soluble spore protein, with amino-acid sequence MANSRNKLLVPGIEQYLDQVKYEIAQEFGVQLGSDTVSRANGSVGGEITKRLVQQAQAQMSGQFTKQ; translated from the coding sequence ATGGCAAATAGCAGAAACAAATTATTAGTACCTGGGATTGAGCAGTATTTAGATCAGGTAAAATACGAAATTGCCCAAGAATTTGGCGTACAATTAGGTTCAGATACAGTATCAAGAGCAAACGGATCCGTAGGCGGCGAGATAACGAAAAGGCTTGTACAACAAGCACAAGCCCAAATGTCTGGCCAGTTTACCAAACAATAA
- a CDS encoding response regulator transcription factor yields the protein MSKSLNHHLNNLLNDAVKMLSHYQNDLLQEWSQLLQSLKNTNKKSIVVFEFISEFFVRFLRSVHQGTVDIYRMLNEIQEEWFAHFQQSPEPEALIFHLNLLENAAHKVLKSRIAYSSKLHPSVHYLFSKISEVMLFQTEKENYSIWKDAVILFNEWLIRSQNFKESVENICFGFGYFLPFERCALFKFTNKESVGVGLFGHHLNTEEIQAIAEKITNIPVLNESLVKLKSQGHEMKNFQPIYIPFAEQDLPKKYVKKFELTSLIIVPIYVPEEGKIIGGVVLDQGPGKHFIMDTSLFPALMKFGQSSGELLSKFIKADIKKQDLPAGDSISLSPRETEIIKLLADGASTAEAAFKLYLSEFTVRDYISNIMKRLNAQNRTEVAVKAIRMGIID from the coding sequence ATGTCAAAGTCTTTAAACCACCATTTGAATAATCTATTAAATGATGCTGTTAAAATGTTAAGTCATTATCAAAATGACCTTTTACAAGAATGGAGCCAATTGCTCCAATCGCTGAAAAACACGAATAAAAAATCTATTGTGGTTTTTGAATTTATAAGTGAATTTTTTGTAAGGTTTTTACGGTCAGTTCATCAAGGAACCGTAGATATTTACCGGATGTTAAATGAAATTCAGGAGGAATGGTTTGCACATTTTCAACAGAGTCCGGAACCAGAAGCGCTGATCTTCCATCTAAATTTGTTGGAAAACGCTGCCCATAAGGTTTTAAAATCAAGGATTGCTTACTCATCTAAGCTACATCCTTCTGTCCATTATTTATTTTCGAAAATTAGTGAAGTAATGCTTTTTCAAACAGAAAAAGAGAATTATAGTATTTGGAAGGATGCAGTTATCTTATTTAATGAGTGGCTCATCCGCTCGCAAAATTTTAAGGAGTCGGTTGAGAATATTTGCTTTGGTTTTGGCTATTTTCTTCCCTTTGAACGGTGCGCCCTTTTTAAGTTTACCAATAAGGAAAGTGTAGGGGTTGGCTTATTTGGACATCATTTAAATACAGAAGAGATTCAAGCGATTGCAGAAAAAATTACCAATATACCTGTGTTGAATGAAAGTCTTGTGAAATTAAAATCACAAGGGCATGAAATGAAAAATTTCCAGCCTATTTATATACCTTTTGCAGAACAAGATCTTCCAAAAAAGTATGTGAAAAAATTTGAACTTACTTCTTTAATTATTGTTCCCATCTATGTTCCAGAGGAAGGGAAAATAATTGGTGGGGTGGTATTAGATCAAGGCCCAGGTAAGCATTTTATTATGGATACAAGTCTATTTCCTGCGCTGATGAAATTTGGGCAAAGCTCTGGAGAATTGCTGTCAAAGTTTATCAAAGCAGATATTAAAAAGCAAGATTTACCAGCAGGGGATTCTATTTCATTGTCACCTAGGGAAACAGAAATTATTAAGCTATTAGCAGATGGTGCTTCTACTGCAGAGGCGGCATTTAAGCTTTATTTAAGTGAATTTACGGTAAGAGACTATATATCAAATATCATGAAAAGACTTAATGCGCAAAATAGGACTGAAGTAGCTGTTAAAGCAATTCGAATGGGAATAATCGACTGA
- a CDS encoding DUF3905 domain-containing protein, producing MKKQKNKKSSEHLTINETMPHQINAPSFEGTGINMQVPFINKHGVTIGDSMYASENSPLENWTKDTDPSIMAGDEWVHPTNDIGWNTTENRELLERKRQPQASPFMHPTNDVSKGTD from the coding sequence ATGAAAAAACAAAAAAACAAAAAGTCTTCTGAGCATTTAACTATCAATGAAACGATGCCACATCAAATCAATGCTCCAAGCTTTGAAGGTACTGGTATCAATATGCAGGTTCCTTTTATCAATAAACATGGTGTGACCATTGGTGACAGTATGTATGCCTCAGAAAATTCTCCTTTAGAGAACTGGACAAAGGATACAGACCCCTCGATAATGGCCGGAGATGAGTGGGTTCACCCTACGAATGATATTGGCTGGAATACAACGGAAAATCGCGAGCTACTTGAAAGAAAAAGACAACCTCAAGCCTCCCCCTTTATGCATCCTACAAATGATGTTAGTAAGGGGACAGATTAA
- a CDS encoding DUF6230 family protein, whose translation MNLAAETVIIGGQTVKKRLVIALLGGFIFLGSLLGLFGVTGVAAAVPLSGVGEFTVKFDKMIGKDFKLLGGLADGGTRQNNPVAVNIIKEATIYGLEISKKISIPGLGTIRVVIESKDEKNPVKIDGLTQKATVVSGDAVFTNMEMKENFVGNIENPLEKVSKEFTQGADTITITNGELQTLYLWQDKVTLSNMKVYFEIPDSK comes from the coding sequence ATGAATTTAGCAGCAGAAACCGTAATTATTGGAGGGCAAACAGTCAAGAAACGGCTTGTAATTGCATTATTAGGTGGATTTATCTTTCTGGGCTCTCTTCTTGGGCTGTTTGGAGTTACTGGTGTGGCGGCTGCAGTTCCATTAAGTGGTGTTGGAGAATTCACTGTTAAATTTGACAAAATGATAGGCAAGGACTTCAAGCTTTTAGGTGGGCTTGCAGATGGTGGAACAAGGCAAAATAACCCGGTTGCAGTAAACATAATTAAAGAGGCTACTATTTATGGCCTGGAAATATCGAAAAAGATTTCAATCCCAGGTCTTGGTACTATTAGAGTTGTCATCGAGTCGAAAGATGAAAAGAATCCGGTTAAAATTGATGGACTAACACAAAAAGCAACTGTAGTTAGTGGTGATGCAGTATTTACTAACATGGAAATGAAAGAAAACTTCGTTGGAAATATTGAAAATCCTTTAGAAAAGGTTTCAAAAGAATTCACACAAGGTGCCGACACAATCACCATTACAAACGGTGAATTGCAAACATTATACCTCTGGCAAGATAAGGTAACTTTATCAAATATGAAAGTTTACTTTGAAATCCCAGACAGCAAATAA
- the sigI gene encoding RNA polymerase sigma factor SigI gives MLSLLFMTKKKKRTLEETVLLIQQGDRHLLDELIDAYKPFIAKTVSSVCRRYIYESDDEFSIGLIAFNEAIDKYSKERGSSLLSFSEVIIRRRVIDYIRKQTKNQHISIDITNTSQDEDSAGSVIVNELSLDDFHKKNDEKLRKDEILNFQKLLTTFDLSFSDLVENSPKHADARKSAIMTAKMIVENPELKELLFEKKRLPIKQLEKMVKVSRKTIERNRKYIIAIALILSNDYVYMKDYIKGVLDK, from the coding sequence ATGCTAAGTTTATTGTTTATGACCAAGAAGAAAAAAAGAACTCTGGAAGAAACGGTTCTTTTAATTCAGCAAGGTGATCGCCACTTGCTTGATGAACTAATTGATGCTTATAAGCCTTTTATTGCAAAAACAGTATCTTCCGTTTGTAGACGATATATATATGAATCCGATGATGAATTTAGCATTGGTCTTATCGCATTTAACGAAGCTATTGATAAATATTCTAAAGAGCGAGGCAGTTCTCTATTGAGTTTTTCAGAAGTGATCATCAGACGAAGGGTTATTGACTATATTCGTAAACAGACAAAAAATCAACATATTAGTATCGACATAACCAATACAAGTCAAGATGAAGACTCAGCAGGATCAGTCATAGTTAATGAACTATCTCTTGATGATTTCCATAAAAAGAATGATGAGAAATTAAGAAAAGACGAAATTCTTAATTTTCAAAAATTATTAACCACCTTTGATTTAAGCTTTAGCGACTTAGTTGAAAATTCACCCAAGCATGCTGATGCTAGGAAAAGCGCCATTATGACGGCGAAAATGATAGTCGAAAACCCGGAACTGAAGGAATTATTATTTGAAAAAAAGCGGCTTCCCATTAAACAATTAGAAAAAATGGTGAAGGTAAGCAGAAAGACGATTGAACGGAACCGAAAATATATTATTGCGATTGCACTAATATTATCTAATGATTATGTGTATATGAAGGATTATATAAAGGGGGTTCTAGATAAATGA
- a CDS encoding YjcZ family sporulation protein has protein sequence MSGAVGGFGSGFALLVVLFILLVIIGASWGCCFY, from the coding sequence ATGTCTGGTGCTGTAGGTGGCTTTGGCAGCGGATTTGCCCTACTTGTCGTCTTGTTTATTTTGTTAGTCATTATCGGGGCTTCTTGGGGTTGCTGTTTCTATTAA
- a CDS encoding CotY/CotZ family spore coat protein, giving the protein MEKSRCGQCICHDMEQLLEEQQKLNFEGFRFICDKFGYDTIPFILSNGECSFETFGVTMYGKFFTTQVFRLENLDLRHCCATLSLLMPVDMDGCPVELCNDVYSLLKTDTCMIVDLTCFCTIQPLSPKLVNRELPIIEPKC; this is encoded by the coding sequence ATGGAAAAGAGTCGATGTGGACAGTGTATTTGTCACGACATGGAACAACTGCTTGAGGAGCAACAGAAGCTAAATTTTGAAGGCTTTCGTTTCATTTGCGATAAATTTGGGTATGACACGATTCCATTTATCCTCTCAAATGGGGAATGTTCATTTGAAACTTTTGGGGTAACGATGTATGGAAAATTTTTCACTACACAAGTTTTTAGGTTAGAAAATCTTGACCTAAGACATTGTTGCGCAACGCTATCACTTCTGATGCCAGTAGATATGGATGGCTGCCCGGTGGAGTTATGTAATGATGTGTATTCGCTGCTAAAAACTGATACCTGTATGATTGTTGATTTGACCTGTTTTTGTACGATTCAGCCTTTATCCCCCAAATTAGTTAACAGAGAACTGCCCATTATTGAGCCGAAATGTTAA
- a CDS encoding undecaprenyl-diphosphate phosphatase — MDLLMIIKAIILGLVEGLTEFAPVSSTGHMIIVDDMWLQSEKFLTMHGANTFKVVIQLGSILAVVVTFKDRFIDLLSLGRLNKDKVGSGGRLKLTQVIVGLIPAGVLGVLFNDYIDDHLFSTATVLIGLVVGALLMIVADIYGPKNPKAQTVDQISYGQALAVGLFQCFSLWPGFSRSGSTISGGVLMGMSHRAAADFTFIMAVPIMAGASFLSLLKNWEYMTMDALPIFIAGFISAFIFALISIRFFLKLINKIKLLPFAIYRIVLALVIYLIFF; from the coding sequence ATGGATTTACTTATGATAATAAAAGCGATTATTTTAGGGTTAGTAGAAGGTTTAACAGAGTTTGCACCGGTATCATCAACTGGACATATGATTATTGTCGATGATATGTGGCTTCAATCTGAAAAGTTTTTAACGATGCACGGAGCTAACACCTTTAAAGTGGTCATTCAGCTTGGTTCAATTCTTGCTGTTGTCGTTACTTTTAAAGATCGATTTATCGATTTGTTAAGTTTAGGGCGCCTCAATAAGGATAAAGTTGGAAGTGGGGGCCGTCTTAAATTAACACAGGTTATTGTTGGTTTGATTCCTGCAGGTGTGCTTGGAGTCCTCTTTAATGATTATATTGATGATCACTTATTTTCAACGGCTACTGTTCTAATTGGATTAGTGGTAGGCGCCTTGTTAATGATTGTTGCTGATATCTATGGCCCAAAAAATCCAAAAGCGCAAACAGTTGATCAGATTTCATACGGACAAGCATTAGCGGTTGGTCTTTTTCAATGTTTTTCACTGTGGCCTGGGTTTTCACGGTCTGGTTCGACCATATCAGGCGGGGTACTGATGGGGATGAGCCATCGTGCAGCCGCTGACTTTACCTTCATCATGGCGGTACCGATTATGGCCGGGGCTAGTTTTCTTTCATTATTGAAAAACTGGGAATATATGACGATGGATGCATTGCCAATATTTATTGCAGGATTTATTAGCGCCTTTATTTTTGCATTAATATCCATTCGCTTTTTCTTAAAGCTAATAAATAAAATTAAGCTTTTACCATTTGCAATATATCGAATTGTTTTAGCGTTGGTCATTTATCTTATTTTCTTTTAA
- a CDS encoding peptide chain release factor 3, translating to MGKNFREDVLTRRTFAIISHPDAGKTTLTEKLLLFGGAIRDAGTVKAKKTGKFATSDWMEIEKQRGISVTSSVMQFDYEGFRVNILDTPGHQDFSEDTYRTLMAVDSAVMIVDSAKGIEEQTLKLFKVCRMRGIPIFTFMNKLDRQGKAPLELLAELEEVLGIESYPMNWPIGMGKEFLGIYDRFNNRVEQFRVSEAERFIPLNDDGEIVGDHPLKTSGLYDQTLDEIMLLNEAGNEFSAEKVAAGTLTPVFFGSALTNFGVQTFLESYLKFAPAPMARNSSIGEIDPLGEQFSGFVFKIQANMNPAHRDRIAFVRVCSGKFERGMTVNIPRLGKQLKLSQSTSFMAEERNTVDEAVSGDIIGLYDTGTYQIGDTLTTGKDDFQYERLPQFTPELYVKVSAKNVMKQKSFYKGIEQLVQEGAIQLFKTARMEEYLLGAVGQLQFEVFEHRMRNEYNAEVLMERMGSKIARWVENDSVDENLSNSRSLLVKDRYDHFVFLFENEFALRWFQEKNPTIKLYNPMDQQE from the coding sequence ATGGGTAAAAATTTTAGAGAAGACGTTTTAACGCGCCGAACATTTGCAATTATTTCCCACCCGGATGCCGGTAAAACGACACTTACGGAAAAATTATTATTGTTTGGTGGAGCTATTCGTGATGCCGGGACTGTAAAAGCGAAAAAAACAGGGAAATTTGCCACAAGTGACTGGATGGAAATTGAAAAGCAACGTGGAATTTCCGTTACTTCCAGTGTAATGCAATTTGACTATGAAGGATTTCGAGTCAATATTTTAGATACTCCTGGCCACCAGGATTTCAGTGAAGATACGTATAGAACCTTGATGGCTGTCGATAGTGCGGTCATGATTGTCGATTCGGCAAAAGGGATAGAGGAACAAACACTCAAGCTATTTAAAGTATGTCGAATGCGTGGAATTCCTATATTTACGTTTATGAATAAACTAGATCGCCAAGGAAAGGCACCTCTTGAGCTGCTTGCTGAACTAGAGGAAGTTCTTGGAATCGAATCGTATCCTATGAACTGGCCAATCGGAATGGGAAAAGAATTCCTTGGGATTTATGACCGTTTTAACAATCGAGTTGAACAATTTCGTGTAAGTGAGGCTGAGCGATTTATCCCATTAAATGATGATGGGGAAATTGTTGGGGATCATCCATTAAAAACTTCCGGACTTTACGATCAAACACTTGACGAAATCATGTTGCTAAATGAAGCGGGAAATGAGTTTTCAGCTGAAAAAGTGGCTGCCGGCACATTGACACCAGTATTCTTTGGAAGTGCGTTAACAAACTTTGGTGTCCAGACCTTTCTTGAGTCGTATTTGAAATTTGCCCCAGCACCAATGGCGCGCAATTCATCAATTGGAGAAATTGATCCATTAGGTGAACAGTTTTCAGGTTTTGTGTTTAAAATTCAGGCAAATATGAATCCTGCACACCGTGACCGGATTGCCTTTGTGCGAGTTTGTTCAGGGAAATTTGAACGTGGGATGACCGTTAATATTCCACGCTTAGGGAAACAATTGAAGCTTTCCCAATCTACTTCCTTTATGGCGGAAGAACGAAATACGGTGGACGAAGCGGTTAGCGGCGATATTATCGGGTTATACGACACAGGCACTTACCAAATTGGGGATACACTTACCACTGGTAAGGATGATTTTCAATATGAACGATTGCCGCAGTTTACACCAGAATTATATGTTAAGGTCTCGGCTAAAAACGTTATGAAGCAAAAATCATTTTATAAAGGCATCGAGCAGCTTGTTCAAGAAGGGGCAATTCAGCTCTTTAAAACTGCTAGGATGGAAGAGTATTTATTAGGAGCCGTTGGCCAGCTTCAGTTTGAAGTTTTTGAGCATCGGATGAGAAATGAATATAATGCTGAGGTTTTAATGGAACGAATGGGTTCTAAAATTGCACGTTGGGTTGAAAACGATTCGGTGGATGAAAACCTTTCTAATTCACGGAGCCTGTTGGTGAAAGATCGGTATGACCATTTTGTATTTTTATTTGAAAATGAATTTGCACTAAGATGGTTCCAAGAAAAAAACCCTACCATCAAACTGTACAATCCAATGGATCAGCAAGAGTAG
- a CDS encoding AAA family ATPase: MNQSKKIVSKFIPLFTMFIFVIAGIVWYVQTLNNEVAIPFSSVEKTIQAQNGKPVTLTERADGSLEIKAGKSEYVSHVPPNSQMIDKLVEKYNIEYSYSTSSRYGKWIMGGIILLLAGTAFALQKTKGGLGFPNSMKNSVSKSRPLPTIRLEDVGGLGEEMKEEIMQTLSTLKEPERAIKLGIKPPKGILLYGPPGTGKTLLAQAIARELDAAFFSASGSAFNELFVGVGASRVRSLFQTARKQGPAVIFIDEVDALAGKRKAHGGEEAEKTLTELLVQLDGGHSNDGILFIAATNRKDMLDEAFLRPGRIDFSFHVPLPDTKGRREIIGIHTKGKSLADNVLASLDDLAESTSGFSGAELQSLFETASRRAVRNGQDMIYKQDLDYALDRTILGSTSRSLQDLETKRRVAIHEAGHAIVASLTKPGSVRKATIIPRGEALGYVAPIPKELQLSTTSDLLDRVAMVLAGGVAERMFLGEHSIGVSGDVQQAKHIIEQMVDTGMLQDGFTLTFSKQDKETKMQELFTKGLEKAEILINEHQHQYQQLVDALLKKETLEGSEVEEIVWGKSNNITESLVFA, from the coding sequence ATGAATCAAAGCAAAAAAATAGTTTCAAAGTTTATCCCATTGTTTACTATGTTTATTTTTGTCATTGCAGGGATCGTTTGGTATGTTCAAACTTTAAATAATGAGGTTGCCATTCCATTCTCTTCAGTTGAAAAAACGATTCAAGCTCAAAATGGTAAACCAGTTACTCTTACTGAACGTGCTGACGGCAGCCTTGAAATAAAAGCAGGAAAATCAGAATACGTTTCACATGTACCACCAAACAGTCAAATGATTGATAAACTTGTTGAAAAATATAATATTGAATATTCTTATTCCACTAGCAGCCGTTATGGAAAGTGGATTATGGGCGGTATTATTCTATTACTCGCTGGCACCGCTTTTGCCTTGCAAAAAACAAAGGGTGGCTTAGGTTTTCCTAATTCAATGAAGAACAGCGTCTCAAAGTCACGTCCCCTTCCTACAATAAGATTAGAAGATGTAGGTGGACTTGGAGAGGAAATGAAAGAAGAAATAATGCAAACCCTCTCTACGTTAAAGGAGCCAGAACGTGCAATAAAATTAGGGATTAAACCACCTAAAGGAATACTATTGTACGGGCCTCCCGGTACAGGTAAAACCTTATTAGCTCAAGCAATCGCCCGTGAATTAGATGCAGCTTTTTTCTCTGCTAGTGGATCTGCTTTTAATGAACTGTTTGTTGGAGTCGGGGCCAGCCGTGTACGGTCCTTGTTCCAAACAGCAAGAAAACAAGGGCCAGCTGTTATCTTTATAGATGAAGTTGATGCCTTAGCAGGTAAACGAAAGGCACATGGCGGTGAGGAGGCAGAAAAAACCTTAACTGAACTTCTAGTTCAGCTTGATGGCGGTCATTCTAATGATGGAATTTTGTTTATTGCAGCTACAAATAGAAAAGACATGCTTGATGAAGCCTTCCTAAGGCCAGGAAGAATTGATTTCTCCTTTCATGTACCACTTCCTGATACAAAGGGAAGAAGAGAAATTATTGGTATTCATACGAAAGGGAAATCTCTGGCAGATAATGTACTTGCTTCCTTAGACGATCTGGCAGAAAGTACTTCAGGATTCTCGGGCGCTGAACTTCAGTCCCTTTTTGAAACTGCAAGCAGACGAGCAGTAAGAAATGGACAAGATATGATTTACAAGCAGGACCTTGATTATGCCCTTGACCGGACCATTCTTGGAAGCACCTCTCGTTCTTTACAAGATCTTGAAACGAAACGAAGGGTTGCCATCCATGAGGCAGGACATGCTATTGTCGCATCGTTAACTAAGCCTGGTTCCGTTAGAAAGGCTACGATTATCCCTCGCGGAGAGGCTCTTGGTTATGTAGCACCAATTCCAAAGGAGCTGCAATTGTCGACAACCTCTGATCTGCTCGACCGTGTTGCCATGGTTTTGGCTGGTGGTGTTGCTGAAAGAATGTTTCTTGGTGAACATAGTATCGGTGTTAGCGGCGACGTCCAGCAGGCAAAACATATCATCGAACAGATGGTGGATACCGGAATGCTTCAGGATGGTTTTACATTGACATTCAGTAAACAGGATAAAGAAACAAAAATGCAGGAACTCTTTACAAAAGGCTTAGAAAAAGCTGAAATCCTAATCAATGAACATCAACATCAGTATCAGCAATTAGTTGATGCATTATTAAAGAAAGAAACATTAGAAGGCTCTGAAGTGGAAGAAATTGTTTGGGGAAAATCGAATAATATCACTGAAAGTCTTGTTTTCGCTTAA
- a CDS encoding YjcZ family sporulation protein — MFGYGGFGGYGYGGCGCGFGGGFALIVVLFILLIIVGAACFRW, encoded by the coding sequence ATGTTTGGATATGGTGGTTTTGGAGGATATGGCTACGGTGGTTGTGGTTGCGGATTTGGCGGTGGTTTCGCATTAATCGTGGTATTGTTTATCCTTCTGATTATTGTCGGTGCAGCTTGCTTTAGATGGTAA